GGCCGCGGCTGGGCCACGGCGCGGCAATGTTTGCACGCCAGCGCGCAGGCGCGCGTCACTTCCCAGAAAACCAGGAAGGGGCGTTCATTGAGATCTGTTTCACTAAAAATCGGTCGCATTCCTCAGGACAGTCACTTTAGAACAATTATAATTTTTGACCAGTCCAAAAGAGGGGCATTCCCCAGAAAGTTCACTTGGCCGCCTCTTCACGGATTTTCTGAACTTCCTTAGGCAATTCGGAAAGGGAATTCAGGGCTTCCTTCAGGTTCTTGGAGGCATCCGGAGAAAGCATGATGGCCGTCACATGCTTGACGATGGGCTGCATCATTTCCACAAGCTGCTGCTGCACTCCCGTCAGCTTGGCCTGCTGGTTGCGGGTGAGGGGCGGCAGGGCGGCCTGCTTTTTGGCAATGTCCAGCAGAGCGGCCCGGTAATGCCCTATCTGGTTTACGGCAGCCTTGCTGGTTTCCTCATCCTTCACCCTGGACAGGGAGTCATCCAGCTTCTTGACTTCATCCACGGTTTTAGCCAGCAGGGTTTCATGCGTGTTGCCCTCCGCATCCTTCGGGAACGGCTCCGCCTGCGCCAGTTCCGTCTGGACGGACTGCAAATCCATCAAAGCCTTCTGCAAGTCAGGCGTGAGCAGGCCTTCTTTTTTCAAACGGGCCAGGGATTTCACCAACTCACCGGAAATCTTCTGCACTTCCGTCATCTGGGCGGAAATCTGCGCCTGCTCCTGCGGCGTGGCGCCGGGCAGCTCCAACTGCCTTTTCCCAAGGTCTACCAGCTTTTCACGCACCTTTTTAACCGTTTTCACGGCGTCCGCCGCTCCGGGCTCATCCGTCACCTTGTCCAGCGCCGCCGTAATTTCATGCATGCTGGCAACGCTCTGTTTGGTCAGGGAAAGATGGGTGTCCTGGGCAAATGCGGGGGCCGTCATGCAGACGGCAGCGCCCAGGCCGATGAAAGCAACTGTTTTATTCATGATGGGAAAGCCTTTCCGCGTGGAAAGATACTTCTTCCTTCATCTCCCGTCAATCGTGACGGTCGTCACGAAGGACAACCCCTTCTTTTCTACATACGGTCAGTGACAGGCAAGCACTCTTTTATGCCTTTGTAAAAGCCATTTCCCCGCCCGGGCAGGGCTCTCTTTTCACCTGTAAACGCTGTAGCCATGATAGGGGCTCAACCACTAATTAATACGATATGGCTCAATTAACAATACAACAATTTCTAGGATACAGCCCCGATGATAGAGGCCGCTTCATCAATCATATGGCCCGGTTCGGACAGCACGTTGATACCGTTCTCGGCAGTGTCGCCAGGACTGATTACCCCTGGGATATTCCCGGCGGCTGGGAGGGCTGGTTCCAGGTTGAATTTGCCACGTACCTCACTATGAACAATATTGATCATGAACGGGAAAACGGCATCCAGGGATACGGAACGCCTGATTTCCTTTTTTCAAATGGCCCTTATCTTGCCCCCATTGAAATCAAATGCCATCATCCGGGCAGCAATATTACGCAAGATGCCTTAGCGGATGTGGCTAAACTGCAACAAACCAAGAGGAGTTTCCACCATGCCCATACTCTTACCGGCACCGTGGGCGGAGTCAACCCTCCCAACATGGAAATTTACTACTGCGGACAATAAGACTTTAACATTAAAAAGGGCTGTCTGCTCCATTGCAGACAGCCCTTTTGAAATTTTCAACAGTCGGACCTTAGTCGCGCTGCTGGCGGGAGTACTTGTAGTAGCTCTGGAAGCTGAGTTCCGCCGGGAATTCGCTCAAGCCGCCGTTGGGGTTGTATTCCTTAAGGCCGCTCATGCCGCAACGTCCCTGATAAGGGGGCTTGTACGTGCACTTGTAAGTGGGGGCCCAGAACGTGACCAGCTCATAGATGCCGTAGCCCATGCGTTCAAGCATGGTAGCGGTGCCATCAACAATGCCCACGGAAAAACCGGCATAGTCGCCTTCACGGCTGGTCCAGTTGATCACTCCAAGCGGAATTTCCTCAACGGAATAAATGAGGTTGGCGATGGCGCGGCCCAGCTTGCGGGTGGGGGTGTATTCGGAAGCGGGAGGAGCCTGAATGTCCGCACTGGCGACACCGATGGCGCCGGCGGCAAAAAGAGCTGAGATGATGGCACGTTTCATACTGATTGTTTATATAGTACAATTTGTCGAGGAAAAGCAACTCAAAAAAACAAAAAATCAATCTAATTCCGGCCGCGGGTCACGCGTCATGAGCTCCACAAGCGCTTCCATCGGCGGCTTGGATTCATAAAGAACGGAATACACGGCGTCAATCAGGGGCGTCCTGACTCCCAGCTTCCGCGCAATTTCATAGACAGAGAGCGTGTTGGGCACCCCTTCCGCCACCATGCCCAGGGTGTCCAGGATTTCCTGGAGGCTTTTCCCTTCCGCCAGCCTCCGGCCCACCGTCTGGTTGCGGGAGTGGCGGGAATAGCAGGTGACAATGAGATCTCCCACGCCGGAGAGGCCCATGAAGGTTTCCCTGCGGCCTCCGCTGGCTACGCCGATGCGCGTCATTTCCGCCAGGCCGCGGGTCAGCAGGGCGGCCTGGGCGTTATCCCCCAGCTTCAGGCCCTCGCACAGTCCGGCGCCGATGGCGAAGACGTTCTTGATGGTTCCCCCCAGCTGCATCCCGATGATGTCCGTGGCGGAGTAAACGCGGAAGGTTTTGGAAACGAAGATTTGCTGCACCCAGTCCGCATA
This DNA window, taken from Akkermansia muciniphila, encodes the following:
- a CDS encoding NAD(P)H-dependent glycerol-3-phosphate dehydrogenase, yielding MMNRLHKIAVIGAGSWGTALSMVLATRECEVVLWTPEEAQARQLAETRRSPVLSETAAPLAPNIHPTCDLEQVKDAELIVVVVPSVAMRSVAQRLRGLPVRPDAVIVSCTKGIEQGTHKRMTEILQEYLPSNPIGVLSGPNHAEDICLGLPSASLIGFEDPKYADWVQQIFVSKTFRVYSATDIIGMQLGGTIKNVFAIGAGLCEGLKLGDNAQAALLTRGLAEMTRIGVASGGRRETFMGLSGVGDLIVTCYSRHSRNQTVGRRLAEGKSLQEILDTLGMVAEGVPNTLSVYEIARKLGVRTPLIDAVYSVLYESKPPMEALVELMTRDPRPELD
- a CDS encoding exosortase system-associated protein, TIGR04073 family; translated protein: MKRAIISALFAAGAIGVASADIQAPPASEYTPTRKLGRAIANLIYSVEEIPLGVINWTSREGDYAGFSVGIVDGTATMLERMGYGIYELVTFWAPTYKCTYKPPYQGRCGMSGLKEYNPNGGLSEFPAELSFQSYYKYSRQQRD